The following nucleotide sequence is from Oreochromis niloticus isolate F11D_XX linkage group LG9, O_niloticus_UMD_NMBU, whole genome shotgun sequence.
GGCTCAACATGGTTTTTAGCGTTTTCCCgttaggtggtagtacctggtaccaggtgcTTTTTTAATTACCTACTCGGCCACGGCTCCAAGCGATCCAAAAATGTGACATGCATGCCACTGATTGGCTAGTCAGTCTCCTTCACAAAAATTAAAACTGCCATTCTTGAAACCTGGCAACATGGGAAAtgactgcacaaaaacaacaccacGGTCCCAGAGTCTGACCGAGTAGCGGGTGTAACATCGCCCCAACGTCCTCCTttgttgtggtgtttgtgtCACATTCAAATGATGTCACGGGACGTTCTGTTGCATTGCTGTAATGACCCAACCCACATTAGGTGGTTGTAATGGAAAACGAGTCGAAGCGAGTCGTGCATCCAGCCGATCTGAGTAGGTGCTAATAGAAAAGGGCTAAAAGCGTGCAGGGACTGGGTTTCACGGCTGAACTGGAATTGTTTACTCACCAAAGTGACTATGGCGCACTCGGCAGTGAGCTGTGCGGCACTGAACAGCGTCCTGACGAAGCGGTAGATCTGCTTCTGCTCAGGGTCGTGTTTGTCATAATCAGCAGGAACCTCAGATTTCTGCGACAAAcaccagaaaagaaaagaatgaaatcACATCGTTTCCCAAAGTGGAATCACAAGCTGCTGCTTGAGACCATCAGCTTATTTCTGAATGCAGAGGTTTAGTGTTGTTGGACATGGACGTAAAACCAAGGGGTTATGTAAAATGTGAGACTGAAATTGTCGAgcaaatattcattttaaaacacGTCTGAATGATCCAGATGGCTCCTGAGATCACATAACAGATCTCGCCACTGTGTGAtccatgtgtgtttatgtgccgTTTATCAGCTCATGCAATTAGTCTTCCTGATGAATCCTGACAGCTCTAGTTTGCGCGTAATGGAAATTTATCTTCGGCTGCGGCCTTACTGAGAGTGGATGAAGCTTCTCATCGAAAATATCTAACAACATTCTTCCGTCGATGTCTCTGTaatgaaaaagaggaaaagatttCAAAGCGTGATGGAAATCAAAAACAGACTGCATGATTTCATTGATAAGTCCtttaaatgaatgaatctgCACTTCAACCATCTGCCCTATATGGAATTCTTACCACTTTCAGTTTATAGAAACGTGTTTATTCCTAAAGCTTccgtgttttttttaaatatgagatCTGTCAAGTCATGTCAATTCACCAAATTCTATTAACAAGACAAAAATGTGTTCCAAGCTGCATCTTTGCGAGCAGAAATGTGAGTCACTTAAGCGGCTACATAAAATAGCCTGTTCTTGTCTGCTTTgtggtttatttaaaaatgtctccATGCTACAGCCTTTAGTAAGAACCCTTTGCAGAAGGATGTCTAGCTCAGCTGGATATCAAAGTATCTAAAGGGCAAAGAATTTAatataatctttctgggtcagaATGAACTAGGATGTTGCAGGGCTTTTGTATTTGGTGGAATTTTGgtgcaaaagaaataaaacgttAATCTTACCTGTTCTTTATATGATAATATATTGCAAGAGCTACGCTGTAAGCACaaaaaggtaaataaaaatGAGTGTAAGAGGACAATAAGAGAAAAATCTTTCAATATTAGATAAAGCTGTGAATCGCTCAGACGGGGGTTACCATTTGATGGTGTATTTCAGGTTGGGTTGACTGACAGTGCTGTCATCAAGGAATATGGTGGAACAGGAGCTGTATTTCCGTCTCACTGGGCCCGGATAATGCTGGAGTTCAAACACGTCCGTACCaaaaaacagagacacacacgTCAATCTCTATTTCTGTCATACTTGGACGAGCCAAAGGCCTGGTATGAGGATGGAAAGTAGGGCACCTGTGAGCCACAAGCTAATCTGTGGGTCTGTCAGCGTCCCACTTTGTTGCATGCAGGAATGGTATTTATGGTGGAGTGCATCTTTAGAGAAACATCAAAAACTTGATGAATAGAAAGTTTGTCACCTTGAGTAATGACCTTTCTATTCATCGTCCATTCATTTGGTTCAAAATTATTAACTGGTGCATACTAAACAGGTTTATGACTTAAACAAGATGATGTTTTCTCATTTGGCCCTGCAGGAACTGAGTAATGCAAATTTTGTTCaaacaaaaaagcacatttGCACATTTAGCTTGTCCTGTCTTTCAGGTCTCAGGGAGTGTGGACAAAGATGACCTGCACCATAATACCATGCTTCTTCTACATTTGTACTACAtctaaagctttttaaaaactaagACTATAATTGGAGTCTGGAGTGTGGGATAAAAAAAGGGAGGAACAATGGAAACAGGTTTGGGTTACTTCGAGGGTCATTCGGAGGACTTTACCTTGTTCTCCGAAATGTGTGTGAACTTGCAAAAAATACAAGACATTAAAATTACTAACTGCACAGCAATTATACCAGCAAACGTCTTACACACAGTGGCTAACGATTCAGTTACTTACGTGGTTGATGTAAAGGCTCTTCCGTTTTTCTCGAACTGAAAAAGAAGACGAGAGAGCGCTTCAAGAATCTTTGTGTGAGTGCAGTACACAACCCTCACAGACAGGGAGCAGCATATAACCAGGCTTCAGAGCTGCCCTATTAATATAGACTTTCCCCCTGTGTATAATTATTATAAACCACATACAACAAAGCAAAGCAGCTTCAGCAAAAAGCAGTTTCTACAttaaaaaacagagaaatttCAAAGCCTGTGAGTATTTTCTCCCCTGTGATTGCACTGGCAAATGTGTGTTAATATGTGGGAATGAGTGTGAGCTTATCAATTAATCCGTTCATCATTTAGACATAGATGTCTTAATtaatgctcagtcatccaggtaaggaaatcttCAGACACTGAAGAATTCACCTGGATGACTGATGAAACGTTtcacccactgaaaacactacgtccacatgaacagaatcagcttccTGTGATTGGACATACATGAGTCCAAATTAAATCAGGCATAGTAACTGGTTTATTGAAGTGCAGCCAATCATCTGAGCtcatctcttttctttttctttctgttcataCAAATCTGGAATTTTGCTACCTTACTTCTGTTTAACGGATGTGATTATTTGTTGGTTCTATGAAGCAGAGCTTCATCGCAGCTACGGCACACGCAACAGTGCGGCAGCGCTGTATGCATCTCTGTGTGCATCAGTATATGTGCTCAGAGCACGCAAAGGGAAAAGGGCTGCTAGCAAAGCAAACTGGAGCAGATGGAGAGCGCAGAGCACATAGAGACGTAGCACGTCGCCTTGTACGTCTCATCCCATACTGTCTGCATCTTACCTCTCTGGCACAaaggcacacacactcacactgtaAAGCACGCTGAGCTTTTTCCACTGAgcaaatgtgagtgtgtgtgtgtgacgtgtCTTTGACACCATCAAACAGCTGCACAGcttagtcaaaaaaaaaagtaacaacaaaaaccacaaacctAACCACAGTGATTTCTGAATAGAGTCATGAAACATGACTTCACTTGTGACACACCTTTCAAATCACAGCTTTATACTCGAGGCTGATTTCTAACTTTATCAACCATTTACATATGAAAACTGAAATATCCAGTAATTAGACGTGTGTCATTTTAACCAAATTGCAATTTCTTTGGCCAAGGCTGTGCAGTCCTGTTCCTACATCTCATGGACAGACAGGTGCAATGGaagaaacgcacacacacagaacgaTATCAGCAGCTAAGCAGCAGAGACAAGTCACCTGCTAACAGAGGACGACACAATTTGAGTACGAGAATACGATGCAGTTTGAGACCACACAGTAAGCATGGTGTTACCTGCCTACCAAGCACAGACGCATACATGCTTACCTCTTTTGCTGGGTACagcaactgaaaaacaaaagtccaAGTTGTCTCCATGTTTATGACACAGATACTCACAACAGGCTTCATTATTAAGTGCGTCAGTAATTCAGTTACAGCTGCTGGGAGTGATGAACACAGCAGCTGTCACATATGTTAGAACCACATTGCTGTGTATTGATATTTATTAACAGTATGAGAACAAAGGCCAGCAGACTTTCACATAAGAGCCTGACGATTCTAATACAACACTATCAGCACCTAACACCGGAGCTATATAACAGCCTTCAGGCTACAGACTGCTCAGCTGAATCAAAAGCTTATCATCAAAGCAAAGAGATTATGTCTAAACTGGGAAATAATCTAAAAAGCTTCACATTTCAGTTGATAATAAGACATTCCTGTCATTCTAGAGGCACCCGACTGCTACAAGATCAATCTTTGTGCCTGCAAAGGAAGATCAAAACACCCCAGTGTGTCTTCAAAAATCTGACATGAAAGCAGACGGGACAGGGCTCCGTCTAGAGCTTTTATGTTGGATAAAAGCATGCTGGTCAGTGGTACTTGTGCTGATATCTGAAGTTCCACCTTCAATAAAAACAGCTTGCTATCTCAAAAAGTGGGCATATGCTACTGTCTTCTTTGCTTGACCTCACTATCGTAGAGGTGTCCATAATGCAAGTTATGATTAGCTACTATTTTTACCAATAAACTTATATTTTCCACCTGGTTGTAGATGGTTGTCGATGATCCACCTCCAGTGGCTTTGCACCTACCAGTGCACAGCTATGAACCACTGACTTTGCACAGAAACTCCAAGCATGTCCACAAGCTGCTTCCTCATTTTCAAACACACCGGAAGACATTATCCTTTACCCACAAATGTCACCCTGCATTATGCTATCCTGACTTTATCCATGCAAATCAGGTGTACACCTAATGGTGTGTCACTGATTAcgaaaacacatttattaaatttatcTCCTCTTCATTGTAGATTAATAACAATCATGACACTACAAATACTGTTTTCCCCATATGTAAGTCAGTGAAGAAATTTCAGAGAGATCTGAGAACTCACCATCAGTTTGTGACTTGCTGAGGAAAATGGTGCTGGCGCGGGGATGATCTGAGGGATTGTACTCCATGGGAAGATCTAAAGATGGAGGAAGGAAAACATAAGCCTCAAAGAAAAGCAGCATTTAAAACGGAGAATTTCATTCAAATGATTTAACCCCAAGCAGCAGAAGCAAAATATGCAGCTGAAAAATAACTGCTGTCAGGAAAAACAAAGTGTTTAAGTTGTTAGAGAAGTTACTATGTTCTTTTGGTAAAACTGTATTTAATATCATATAATCATCAGGATGAGGGGTATAACTTAAACACACTGCCGGACACAACCTTTAATTTTGAGGTTATAAATGTGGGACTGGCTTCATGAGTTAACCAACTCTCGTCTAATGGTCTGagctaaatgaaaaacaaatctgtcaGCTGACAGTTTGCTGCACCAGCGCTGTGTAAACGGTGGTTTGTAAATCAATGCACTAAGCAAACACAGCAGAAGGCTATAGATTTGTATTGAATCACCATCTGCACACACACCACCTAGAACCCAAAGATCCCAGAGGAGCTGGCaagaaaaactgcaataaatgaCGAGCACAATATCATTCAGCACTGTACAGCTGATAAAAATCAGCTGCTGAAACCTGCTTTGTACAACATTCATCCTTTGGGTATGACGCTAAGTGCTTTGTACACTTATCCATCAGAGGGTGTCTGAATGTTTCAATGAGGCTTTTTTATAAAAAGATCAAAAGTAATAGTCCTAATAACTGAAATATGCTtacatgttacatttttttaaatggaaagtACCCCAGGTATTTGTTTGATTTGCTTTTATGTGTTTCTGTAAATATACTGCCTTCCCTTGCCAGATGTGTCTGTTTAAATCCAGAAGCAGCTACAGAGCCTAGCATATGGCTGTTATGCACAGCTACTGAATGAATATATCAGTATCAATTTAGTGTCCTAGTTCCTTGTCCCAATTACGTCCCATAGCCCCAAACATGGTGAAACGTGACATTTTACTGCTAAATTATAAACAGGAAATGTAGAATTCGGAGCCTGCAGACATAATAGTTTCTGTGGTTAGTGCAACAGAGAACCACTGTTGTTTGAACAGCAGACTTTTATTTGATCTCCAAGGTTGATTTAATGGTGGAATtttctggtgacctgtaatatCCTGCACTACCTTAGATGAAACCATTTGTTGACATGACTTCAGAATCTTTATTGTGCTCTGGTCAAGGTTAAACATTTACTCTCAAATGTTACAACAGCCTGAGGAAAATTTAA
It contains:
- the ccny gene encoding cyclin-Y isoform X5 translates to MEYNPSDHPRASTIFLSKSQTDVAVPSKRVREKRKSLYINHFTHISENKHYPGPVRRKYSSCSTIFLDDSTVSQPNLKYTIKCVALAIYYHIKNRDIDGRMLLDIFDEKLHPLSKSEVPADYDKHDPEQKQIYRFVRTLFSAAQLTAECAIVTLVYLERLLTYAEIDICPANWKRIVLGAILLASKVWDDQAVWNVDYCQILKDITVEDMNELERQFLELLQFNINVPSSVYAKYYFDLRSLAEANNLSFPLEPLSRDKAQKLEAISRLCDDKYKDLRKLAKKRSVSADNLTVVRWCPAIIS